The following nucleotide sequence is from Roseivirga sp. BDSF3-8.
AGGGAGCCTTGGAAAAACAGGACGGATTCTAGATTTTATGTTCCAGATAAATACAAAAGCATGGGCTACAAGTAGACATTTAAAGGGGTTTATTGATTGCCTAGAAGAACTATCAAGTGAATATTTCGATAGTAATGCTCAAGGAGTTATTTGCCCACAAGGTAAAACAAGAAATATAGATTGGAAAAATAGAACCTACGGTGACACCTAACTCTCCTAATTAAGTACATTTAATTAAATAGCAAATGAAAAAGCGTTATGTATATTTAATGGTAATGATAATCATAATTGCTCCATGGTTAATATTACTTTATTTTTTCCATGACAGAAATGTTTCAAGTGATATGACTGAATGGAATAATCTAGGTGGTTTTATAGGTGGTGTAACTGCTTCTATCGCGACTCCTTTTACTCTATTATTGATATTTTACTCATTTTTGTCCTAACCCCTTAAAAATAGGACTAAGATTCTACAAGTTGAGTTGTTAGTTTTAGCTTACCATCTGTTGTCTGTTCCAGTGGCAAGTTACGTAGTTTCTTGGCGCTGTTTGTTCTTTTAAGGAACTGACTGGGCGCTTGTTTTCCAAGGCTGCCATGTAGACGCTCGTGGTTGTAAAAGTTCATAAAGCGATTGAAGGTCTCCTTTGCTTCCTGCAGGTCCTCGAACTCATATTTTGAGCATACGGCGCTTTCTATGATGGAATGAAAGGACTCAATATAGCAGTTCTCCTGCGGTGTAGCTACATGCGTGAACTCATGCTCGATGGCCATTTCCTTTAGGTATTCCCGAAACAGCCCTGCCTCAAACTGACTACCGTTATCGGTTCGTAAGGTTGCTTTTTCAGGTAACTGGTAATGGTAAAGTATTTCTTTCATTAGTTCGATCACCTGGTGCTTGGTCACGCTCCAGGCCAACCTGTAGCCTAATACTCCCCGGGAGTATACATCCAATACGGTAATTAGCAGCGCATTACGATGCTGACCGTGAATATAGATATACTTGATATCGGTCTGCAGGCATTGAAAAGCTGCTTCCGGGCTAGGAAGAAGATCCTGAGCAATGCGTTTGCCACGTTTGTTGCGCCTAATGCGCTGACTGAGCAAGCGAGCCTGCTTCATGAGCCGATAAACTTTTTTCTCGTTGATAACGAGCCTTTCGGTGTTTTTCAACCAGGCCGCTACCTTCTCATAACCATAATCAATAAACTCCTGGCTTAAGAGCCATTCGATCCGCTCCAGCACATAGGCATTGCTGTAAAGAATACCATCATGGCTCAGGGTATGTTGGCTTACTTTACGCCCTCTCTTGCCTGTCTTGGATTGATAGTAATAAGAGCTTCTACTCAGGCCACATAAAGGCAGCACTTTATATGTAGCATAACCCAGGTTAATATACTTTTGAGCAATCATGAGCCTGTACGCTTTTTGGCAGTGCTTTTTTTTAAAAGCTCTTCTTTAATGCGCAGGGCCAGCTCTTTTTCAGCCAGCATCTCTTTTAACTGCTGGTTTTCCTTTTGCAAGCGCTTAAGCTCAGGGTCTACTTTATAATGCTTGCTGGCTAGGGCATCTATGCCACCAGTATCATACTTTTCCTTCCATTGATAGAAAGTATTGCTATAGATACCGTGCTTGCGGATGGTGGCTGTAATGCCTTCCTTTTCTGCTTCTAAAAGAATCTGAAGCTTCTGTTCAGCGGTCCAGTGTCTTCGTTTCATTTGAGATACAAGTTAGTAAAGTTAACTTGTAGAATTCATTGTCCAGTTATTTAGGGGGCTAAGAAGTTTTTACTTCAGCAAAGTTTAGAAAAGCAAACTATTCGTGATTCTAGAATAAAGGAGTTCGAATCATATTTCTTTGAACTTTATCGTCTTTTTAATCAATATCGTTTTGAACAGATGACATTTTGGAGACAAGAAGGTAATTCAGAAAAACAATGGATAAGAGGAGGCAAGTTTTTTATCGAAAAAAGAAGACTCATTCAAAGCCTTATCAATGAAGGAAAAAGCTTCAAAAATGCATTTAATGAAATTATTGAGCTAAATAATTTAAACTGGGAATATTATTTTAGATCCCTTGATTCCCTAATTATGTGGATTGAAGAAAGCGACATTTCTAATAAAACCCGATATATTTCTCTTTTAAAAAATTCTCTTACTAATGACGAAAAATACTTTATTATACATCTGAATGAACTTGATAAAAATTGGGGAAATGAATATCTTAATAAAAATATCACATTCCTAACAGGGGATATTAAATTTAACTATACATGATTCCAGAAAAACTCAAACAATTATTTGAAGTAATTGGTGCAGTTTCAAATATCACTTCAATTTATATTAACATAAAAAGTATTAAATCACCTTTCCCAGTTAGTTCAGTTGAACAAGCTTTATCTCAATCACAAACCATAGAAAA
It contains:
- a CDS encoding IS3 family transposase, which codes for MIAQKYINLGYATYKVLPLCGLSRSSYYYQSKTGKRGRKVSQHTLSHDGILYSNAYVLERIEWLLSQEFIDYGYEKVAAWLKNTERLVINEKKVYRLMKQARLLSQRIRRNKRGKRIAQDLLPSPEAAFQCLQTDIKYIYIHGQHRNALLITVLDVYSRGVLGYRLAWSVTKHQVIELMKEILYHYQLPEKATLRTDNGSQFEAGLFREYLKEMAIEHEFTHVATPQENCYIESFHSIIESAVCSKYEFEDLQEAKETFNRFMNFYNHERLHGSLGKQAPSQFLKRTNSAKKLRNLPLEQTTDGKLKLTTQLVES
- a CDS encoding transposase, giving the protein MKRRHWTAEQKLQILLEAEKEGITATIRKHGIYSNTFYQWKEKYDTGGIDALASKHYKVDPELKRLQKENQQLKEMLAEKELALRIKEELLKKSTAKKRTGS